From a region of the Enterobacter sp. JBIWA008 genome:
- the rna gene encoding ribonuclease I — protein sequence MFRKDIVIPSGAMALALCIFSAQAEPLKATQYGDFDRYVLALSWQTGFCQSMVERNRNEPDECRLQKERDNKADFLTVHGLWPGLPKSIAARGVDERRWMRFGCATRPIPNMPEVKASRKCDAAETGLSLSAAAKLNDVMPGAGGNSCLERYEYAKHGVCFGFDPDAYFGTMVRMNQEVKNSAVGKFLADNYGKTVNRSDFDSAVAKSWGKENIKAIKLTCNGNPAYLTEMQISLKANAINNPLSTASFAPQPHPGNCGKQFVIDKAGY from the coding sequence ATGTTCAGAAAGGATATCGTCATCCCGTCTGGCGCAATGGCGCTTGCTCTCTGTATCTTCTCCGCACAGGCGGAACCGCTGAAGGCAACACAGTATGGCGATTTCGATCGCTATGTACTGGCTCTCTCCTGGCAAACCGGGTTTTGCCAGAGCATGGTCGAGCGCAACCGCAATGAACCTGACGAATGTCGCCTGCAAAAAGAGCGCGATAATAAAGCTGATTTTCTGACCGTTCACGGTCTATGGCCTGGCCTGCCGAAATCTATTGCCGCACGCGGCGTGGATGAGCGTCGATGGATGCGTTTTGGCTGCGCCACGCGCCCTATTCCGAACATGCCGGAAGTGAAGGCCAGCCGCAAATGCGATGCCGCCGAAACAGGACTGTCGCTTTCCGCTGCCGCAAAGCTCAACGACGTGATGCCGGGCGCGGGCGGTAATTCGTGCCTGGAACGTTATGAATATGCCAAACATGGCGTCTGCTTTGGTTTCGATCCGGATGCCTATTTCGGCACGATGGTGCGGATGAATCAGGAAGTTAAAAACAGCGCGGTCGGTAAATTCCTCGCCGATAACTACGGGAAAACCGTCAATCGCAGCGACTTTGACAGTGCCGTTGCCAAAAGCTGGGGCAAGGAGAACATCAAAGCGATCAAGCTGACCTGCAACGGCAATCCGGCGTATCTGACCGAGATGCAGATTTCGCTGAAGGCAAACGCCATTAACAACCCGCTTTCTACGGCATCATTTGCACCGCAGCCACATCCGGGTAACTGCGGAAAACAATTCGTGATCGATAAAGCCGGTTATTGA
- the ybeD gene encoding DUF493 family protein YbeD, translating to MKTKLNELLEFPTSFTYKVMGLAKPELVDQVVEVVQRHAPGDYSPSVKPSSKGNYHSVSITITATHIEQVETLYEELGNIEIVRMVL from the coding sequence ATGAAAACCAAACTTAACGAACTGCTTGAATTCCCTACCTCATTTACCTACAAAGTAATGGGTCTGGCGAAACCTGAGCTGGTTGATCAGGTGGTTGAAGTGGTACAGCGCCATGCGCCCGGTGACTACTCTCCATCAGTAAAACCAAGCAGCAAGGGCAACTACCACTCGGTTTCTATCACCATCACTGCCACACATATTGAGCAGGTTGAAACGCTGTACGAAGAGCTCGGCAATATCGAAATTGTTCGTATGGTGCTGTAG
- the dacA gene encoding D-alanyl-D-alanine carboxypeptidase DacA: MKTTFSARFVQRMALTTALCAAALPAAHADDLNIKTMIPGVPQIDAESYILIDYNSGKVLAEQNADARRDPASLTKMMTSYVIGQAMKAGKFKESDLVTIGNDAWATGNPVFKGSSLMFLKPGMQVPVSQLIRGINLQSGNDACVAMADFAAGSQDAFVGLMNSYVTALGLKNSHFQTVHGLDADGQYSSARDMALIGQALIRDVPNEYSIYKEKEFTFNGIRQTNRNGLLWDNSLNVDGIKTGHTDKAGYNLVASATEGQMRLISAVMGGRTFKGRETESKKLLTWGFRFFETVNPLKAGKEFASEPVWFGDNDRASLGVDKDLYLTIPRGRMKDLKASYVLNSTELHAPLQKNQVVGTINFQLDGKTIDQRPLVVLQEIPEGNFFGKIIDYIKLMFHHWFG, from the coding sequence ATGAAGACCACTTTTTCTGCTCGTTTTGTGCAGCGCATGGCGCTGACCACGGCCCTTTGCGCTGCTGCGCTCCCTGCAGCTCACGCCGATGACCTGAATATCAAGACCATGATCCCTGGCGTTCCGCAAATCGACGCGGAATCCTACATCCTGATCGATTACAACTCTGGCAAAGTGCTGGCAGAACAGAATGCCGATGCCCGCCGTGACCCGGCCAGCCTGACCAAAATGATGACCAGCTACGTTATCGGCCAGGCGATGAAGGCAGGTAAATTCAAAGAATCGGATCTGGTCACCATCGGTAACGATGCGTGGGCAACCGGGAACCCTGTCTTCAAAGGTTCCTCTCTGATGTTCCTGAAGCCGGGTATGCAGGTTCCTGTTTCCCAGCTGATTCGTGGTATCAACCTGCAGTCGGGTAACGATGCCTGCGTGGCAATGGCCGACTTCGCCGCCGGTAGCCAGGATGCCTTCGTGGGTCTGATGAACAGCTACGTTACCGCGCTGGGTCTGAAAAACAGCCATTTCCAGACCGTACACGGACTGGACGCAGACGGTCAGTACAGTTCCGCACGTGATATGGCCCTGATTGGTCAGGCGCTGATCCGCGATGTACCTAACGAATACTCTATCTATAAAGAGAAAGAGTTCACCTTCAACGGTATTCGTCAGACCAACCGTAACGGCCTGCTGTGGGATAACAGCCTGAATGTTGACGGCATCAAAACTGGCCACACCGACAAAGCTGGCTACAACCTGGTGGCCTCTGCCACTGAAGGTCAGATGCGTCTGATCTCAGCCGTGATGGGCGGCCGTACCTTTAAAGGTCGTGAAACAGAAAGCAAGAAACTGCTGACCTGGGGCTTCCGTTTCTTCGAAACCGTGAACCCACTGAAAGCAGGCAAAGAGTTTGCGTCTGAACCCGTCTGGTTCGGCGACAACGACCGTGCTTCACTCGGCGTTGATAAAGACCTCTACCTGACCATTCCACGCGGTCGTATGAAGGATCTGAAAGCCAGCTACGTATTGAACAGCACCGAGCTGCATGCCCCACTGCAGAAAAACCAGGTTGTAGGCACAATCAACTTCCAGCTGGATGGAAAAACGATCGATCAGCGTCCGCTGGTTGTCCTGCAAGAAATTCCTGAAGGCAATTTCTTCGGCAAAATCATTGATTACATTAAATTGATGTTCCACCACTGGTTCGGTTAA
- the lipB gene encoding lipoyl(octanoyl) transferase LipB yields MYQDKILVRHLGLQPYEPVSQAMHDFTDSRDDTTPDEIWLVEHLPVFTQGQAGKAEHLLMTGDIPVIQSDRGGQVTYHGPGQQVMYVLLNLKRRKLGVRELVTLLEQTVVNTLAEYGIDAHPRADAPGVYVGEMKICSLGLRIRKGCSFHGLALNINMDLAPFQRINPCGYAGMEMTQMRQWVETATPEHIRPVLLKNMLALLNNPPHEYIPA; encoded by the coding sequence TTGTATCAGGATAAAATTCTGGTCCGTCACCTCGGCCTGCAACCTTATGAGCCTGTCTCCCAGGCTATGCATGACTTCACCGATTCACGCGATGACACCACCCCAGATGAAATCTGGCTGGTCGAACACCTGCCGGTATTTACGCAGGGTCAGGCAGGTAAAGCAGAGCATTTGCTAATGACGGGAGATATCCCGGTTATTCAGAGCGATCGAGGCGGTCAGGTCACTTATCATGGGCCCGGACAGCAGGTGATGTACGTCCTGCTCAATCTGAAGCGCAGAAAGCTTGGCGTACGTGAACTGGTTACCTTACTGGAACAAACTGTCGTCAACACGCTGGCGGAATATGGTATTGACGCGCATCCACGCGCCGATGCGCCGGGCGTCTACGTTGGGGAAATGAAGATCTGCTCTCTGGGGCTGCGTATTCGTAAAGGCTGCTCATTCCATGGCCTGGCATTGAATATTAATATGGATCTCGCGCCTTTCCAGCGCATAAACCCCTGCGGCTACGCCGGCATGGAAATGACGCAAATGCGTCAGTGGGTAGAAACCGCTACGCCAGAACATATTCGTCCCGTGCTTTTAAAGAATATGTTAGCACTACTTAACAATCCCCCGCACGAATATATCCCTGCTTAA
- the cspE gene encoding transcription antiterminator/RNA stability regulator CspE, producing the protein MSKIKGNVKWFNESKGFGFITPEDGSKDVFVHFSAIQSNGFKTLAEGQRVEFEITNGAKGPSAANVIAL; encoded by the coding sequence ATGTCTAAGATTAAAGGTAACGTTAAGTGGTTTAATGAGTCCAAAGGATTCGGTTTCATTACTCCTGAAGATGGCAGCAAAGACGTGTTCGTACACTTCTCTGCAATCCAGTCTAATGGTTTCAAAACTCTGGCTGAAGGTCAGCGTGTAGAGTTCGAAATCACTAACGGTGCCAAAGGCCCTTCTGCTGCTAACGTAATCGCGCTGTAA
- a CDS encoding deaminated glutathione amidase, translated as MYVAVGQFAVAPDWRENALTCVELMMQARQKSASLLVLPEALLARDDNDPDLSVKSAQPLDGEFLQQLLAQSAGNTMTTILTIHVPSTPGRAVNTLLAIRGGAIVARYAKLHLYDAFSIQESRLVDPGDNIPPLLEIAGFKIGLMTCYDLRFPELALHLALQGADMLVLPAAWVKGPLKEHHWATLLAARALDTTCYVVAAGECGTKNIGQSRVVDPLGVTIAAAAEAPHLLVADINSERIALARQQLPVLRNRRFAPPQLL; from the coding sequence ATGTATGTTGCGGTAGGGCAGTTTGCCGTCGCGCCTGACTGGCGTGAAAATGCGCTCACGTGCGTCGAACTGATGATGCAGGCCAGGCAGAAAAGCGCGTCGCTGCTGGTTCTCCCCGAGGCGCTGCTGGCCAGGGATGATAATGACCCGGATTTATCCGTGAAGTCCGCGCAGCCGCTGGATGGAGAATTCTTACAGCAATTGCTTGCCCAAAGCGCAGGCAATACGATGACGACGATCTTAACGATCCATGTTCCCTCCACGCCGGGTCGCGCAGTGAATACGCTTTTGGCGATTCGTGGCGGGGCCATTGTTGCACGCTACGCCAAGCTTCATCTCTATGATGCGTTCAGTATCCAGGAGTCGCGACTCGTTGACCCCGGAGACAATATCCCACCGCTGCTGGAGATTGCCGGATTTAAGATCGGGCTTATGACCTGCTACGATCTGCGTTTTCCCGAGCTGGCGCTTCATCTGGCGCTACAGGGTGCGGACATGCTGGTACTTCCTGCCGCCTGGGTCAAAGGGCCGTTAAAAGAGCACCACTGGGCAACGCTGCTTGCGGCGCGCGCGCTGGATACAACCTGCTATGTCGTTGCCGCAGGGGAATGCGGCACGAAAAACATCGGGCAAAGCAGGGTAGTTGATCCGCTGGGGGTGACGATCGCCGCCGCCGCTGAAGCCCCGCATTTGCTGGTGGCGGATATAAACTCAGAAAGAATCGCGCTTGCGCGTCAGCAATTACCCGTTCTTCGCAATCGTCGGTTTGCGCCACCGCAATTATTGTGA
- the lipA gene encoding lipoyl synthase, whose product MSKPIVMERGVKYRDADKMALIPVKNVATEREALLRKPEWMKIKLPADSSRIQGIKAAMRKNGLHSVCEEASCPNLAECFNHGTATFMILGAICTRRCPFCDVAHGRPVAPDANEPQKLAQTIADMALRYVVITSVDRDDLRDGGAQHFADCITAIREKSPNIKIETLVPDFRGRMDRALDILTATPPDVFNHNLENVPRLYRQVRPGADYNWSLKLLERFKEAHPHIPTKSGLMVGLGETNDEIIEVMRDLRRHGVTMLTLGQYLQPSRHHLPVQRYVSPDEFDEMKAEAMAMGFTHAACGPFVRSSYHADMQAKGEEVK is encoded by the coding sequence ATGAGTAAACCCATTGTGATGGAACGCGGTGTTAAATACCGCGATGCCGATAAAATGGCCCTTATCCCGGTTAAAAACGTGGCTACAGAGCGCGAGGCGCTGTTAAGAAAACCGGAATGGATGAAAATCAAACTTCCGGCCGACTCTTCGCGTATCCAGGGGATCAAAGCTGCGATGCGCAAGAATGGCCTTCACTCAGTCTGTGAAGAAGCCTCTTGTCCGAACCTTGCTGAATGTTTCAATCACGGTACTGCGACGTTTATGATTCTGGGTGCTATCTGCACCCGCCGCTGCCCGTTCTGCGATGTTGCTCATGGCCGTCCAGTCGCACCTGATGCTAACGAACCCCAGAAGCTGGCGCAGACCATCGCTGACATGGCGCTGCGTTATGTGGTGATCACCTCCGTCGATCGTGACGATCTGCGTGACGGCGGAGCGCAGCACTTCGCTGACTGTATTACGGCTATCCGCGAGAAAAGTCCTAACATCAAAATCGAGACGCTGGTGCCTGATTTCCGTGGCCGTATGGACCGCGCGCTGGATATCCTGACCGCGACGCCGCCAGATGTGTTCAACCACAATCTGGAGAACGTGCCGCGTCTCTACCGTCAGGTCCGACCGGGCGCAGACTATAATTGGTCTCTTAAACTGCTGGAGCGTTTCAAAGAAGCGCATCCACATATACCGACCAAGTCTGGTCTGATGGTAGGTCTGGGTGAAACCAATGACGAAATCATCGAAGTGATGCGCGATCTTCGCCGCCACGGTGTGACCATGTTGACCCTGGGTCAGTATCTGCAGCCAAGCCGTCACCACCTGCCTGTACAGCGCTACGTGAGCCCGGACGAGTTCGATGAAATGAAAGCCGAAGCGATGGCGATGGGCTTCACCCACGCTGCCTGCGGCCCATTCGTTCGCTCCTCATACCATGCCGATATGCAGGCTAAAGGCGAAGAAGTTAAATAA
- a CDS encoding YbeF family transcriptional regulator, whose amino-acid sequence MEYNNLPAKRLNEPGGEDKPQIFRTLRNIDLNLLTIFEAVYVHKGIVNAAKILNLTPSAISQSIQKLRAIFPDPLFIRKGQGVTPTAYATHLHEYISQGLESILGALDLTGSYDKQRTITIGCSPSVGVLVMPAIFQAVKEHAPQLLLRNVPLNEPDIQLAQFQTDLIIESGSFSARALGQNVLYADNLVLVCRQQHPALSEPLTIENLRNYDHSSFMTEGQSNHALRQRIDEIFPERQISFSSYNMFTTASLIGSSDMLCVMQSRLYRLLRKCWPLESIPLSQLNAESIEISLHYNKLSLRDPVLENVIRIIRQAF is encoded by the coding sequence GTGGAGTATAATAATTTACCAGCCAAACGACTCAATGAACCCGGTGGTGAAGACAAGCCGCAAATTTTTCGGACTTTACGTAATATTGATCTCAATTTACTGACTATTTTTGAGGCAGTATATGTCCATAAGGGTATCGTTAACGCTGCGAAAATTCTTAATCTCACGCCATCAGCAATAAGCCAGTCAATCCAAAAGCTACGCGCTATATTTCCTGACCCTTTATTTATACGTAAGGGCCAGGGGGTAACGCCGACGGCCTACGCCACGCATCTCCATGAGTATATCAGCCAAGGGCTGGAGTCGATCCTGGGCGCACTGGATTTAACCGGGAGCTATGATAAGCAGAGAACCATCACCATCGGCTGTTCCCCTTCTGTGGGTGTGCTGGTTATGCCCGCTATCTTTCAGGCCGTGAAGGAGCATGCTCCGCAGCTACTGCTTCGCAATGTGCCTCTCAATGAACCTGACATTCAGCTTGCCCAGTTTCAGACAGACCTGATTATTGAAAGCGGCAGCTTCAGTGCCAGAGCGCTGGGGCAAAATGTGCTTTATGCGGATAACCTGGTACTGGTTTGCCGCCAGCAGCATCCCGCTCTTAGCGAGCCGTTGACCATTGAAAACCTGCGCAACTACGACCACTCGTCTTTCATGACCGAAGGGCAGTCTAACCATGCACTTCGTCAGCGTATTGATGAAATTTTCCCGGAACGCCAGATCAGCTTCAGCAGTTACAATATGTTTACCACCGCATCCCTGATTGGTAGTAGTGACATGCTGTGCGTTATGCAATCACGCCTGTACAGGCTGCTAAGAAAATGCTGGCCGCTGGAAAGCATTCCCCTCAGTCAGCTTAATGCGGAATCTATTGAAATTTCACTGCACTACAATAAGCTGAGTTTGCGCGATCCGGTCCTGGAAAACGTCATCCGCATTATCCGTCAGGCCTTCTGA
- the pagP gene encoding lipid IV(A) palmitoyltransferase PagP, with translation MIVRNTFFAILLFIFGQLTFSSVAQADGNAADKGWFSTFTDNVSQTWTAPEHYDLYVPAITWHARFAYDKEKTDKYNERPWGAGFGQSRWDEKGNWHGIYLMAFKDSFNKWEPIGGYGWEKTWRPLADENFHVGLGYTAGVTARDNWNYIPIPVLLPLASIGYGPATFQMTYIPGTYNNGNVYFAWMRFQF, from the coding sequence GTGATCGTACGTAATACATTTTTCGCTATTTTGTTGTTTATTTTTGGGCAGTTAACGTTTTCTTCGGTTGCACAGGCAGATGGCAACGCGGCAGATAAAGGCTGGTTCTCAACCTTTACGGATAATGTTTCCCAGACCTGGACGGCACCTGAACATTATGATCTCTATGTTCCGGCAATAACGTGGCATGCGCGTTTTGCTTATGACAAAGAGAAAACCGATAAATACAACGAGCGTCCATGGGGCGCGGGTTTTGGTCAGTCGCGCTGGGATGAAAAGGGAAACTGGCATGGCATCTATCTGATGGCCTTCAAAGACTCGTTTAATAAATGGGAGCCGATCGGGGGTTATGGTTGGGAGAAAACCTGGCGTCCGCTAGCGGACGAGAACTTCCACGTCGGTCTGGGGTATACCGCCGGGGTCACTGCACGTGATAACTGGAACTACATTCCGATTCCGGTGCTGCTGCCTTTGGCCTCTATTGGCTATGGGCCCGCAACGTTCCAGATGACCTACATCCCGGGTACGTACAACAACGGTAACGTTTACTTTGCCTGGATGCGTTTTCAGTTTTAA
- the rlpA gene encoding endolytic peptidoglycan transglycosylase RlpA has protein sequence MRKQWLGICIAASLLAACTSDDGQQQATVAPPQPAVCNGPIVEISGADPVYEPLNASANQDYERDGKSYKIVQDPSRFSQAGFAAIYDAEPGSNLTASGEAFDPMQLTAAHPTLPIPSYARITNLANGRMIVVKINDRGPYGNDRVISLSRASADRLNTSNNTKVRIDPIIVAQDGSLSGPGTACTTVAKQTYALPDRPNLDGGMGSVSSPAEPAQPGGEIRPISNDTLQSEDSTGAPVKSSGFLGAPTTLASGVLEGSEPTPAPAPVSAPATQPAPVTAPATTQSAAVAAPTAASGSYVVQVGAVSDQARAKQYQQRLSQQFGVPGRVEQNGAVWRIQMGPFTSKSQAASLQQRLQNEAQLQSFIAVAK, from the coding sequence ATGCGTAAGCAGTGGCTGGGGATCTGCATTGCGGCAAGTTTACTTGCGGCCTGCACAAGTGATGATGGTCAGCAACAGGCAACCGTCGCGCCACCGCAGCCTGCGGTGTGTAATGGCCCTATTGTTGAAATCAGCGGTGCCGATCCCGTTTATGAACCGCTGAATGCCAGTGCCAATCAGGATTACGAGCGCGACGGCAAAAGCTATAAAATTGTTCAGGACCCTTCCCGTTTCAGTCAGGCAGGCTTTGCCGCCATTTATGATGCCGAGCCAGGCAGTAACCTGACGGCTTCCGGGGAAGCGTTCGACCCCATGCAGCTGACGGCAGCCCACCCGACGCTGCCAATTCCGAGCTATGCACGTATAACGAACCTGGCGAATGGGCGAATGATCGTCGTAAAAATTAACGATCGTGGTCCATACGGTAATGATCGGGTGATCTCTCTTTCCCGCGCATCCGCCGATCGCCTGAACACCTCGAACAACACCAAAGTCCGTATTGACCCGATTATTGTCGCGCAGGATGGTTCGCTGTCCGGCCCGGGTACCGCCTGTACGACGGTGGCAAAACAGACCTATGCCCTTCCTGACCGCCCAAATCTTGACGGCGGAATGGGCAGCGTCTCTTCTCCGGCCGAGCCCGCTCAACCGGGGGGAGAAATACGCCCGATCAGCAATGACACGCTGCAAAGTGAGGATTCTACCGGCGCGCCGGTAAAGAGTAGCGGCTTTCTTGGCGCACCGACGACCTTAGCCTCCGGCGTGCTGGAAGGCAGTGAACCGACGCCAGCCCCCGCTCCCGTTTCTGCGCCAGCGACCCAGCCGGCTCCCGTAACGGCGCCAGCGACCACGCAAAGTGCGGCGGTGGCGGCTCCAACAGCGGCCAGCGGCAGCTATGTGGTTCAGGTAGGCGCAGTGAGCGATCAGGCCCGGGCCAAACAGTATCAGCAGCGTCTGAGCCAGCAGTTTGGTGTTCCTGGACGCGTTGAGCAGAACGGCGCGGTCTGGCGCATTCAGATGGGGCCGTTTACCAGCAAATCGCAGGCCGCGTCCCTGCAGCAGCGTCTGCAAAATGAAGCTCAGCTTCAGTCATTTATCGCTGTTGCGAAATAA
- the crcB gene encoding fluoride efflux transporter CrcB, producing the protein MLQLLLAVFIGGGTGSVARWFLSMRFNPLHQAIPMGTLAANLIGAFIIGMGLAWFNRMTHIDPMWKVLITTGFCGGLTTFSTFSAETVFLFQEGRIGWALMNIAVNMLGSFAMTGIAFWLFSSASAH; encoded by the coding sequence GTGTTACAACTACTTTTAGCCGTTTTTATTGGTGGGGGAACGGGTAGCGTTGCGCGATGGTTTCTGAGTATGCGGTTTAACCCCCTGCATCAGGCGATTCCCATGGGGACGCTTGCCGCAAACCTGATTGGTGCCTTTATCATCGGCATGGGGCTGGCCTGGTTTAACCGAATGACGCACATCGACCCAATGTGGAAGGTATTGATTACCACCGGATTCTGCGGCGGGTTAACCACCTTCTCAACCTTTTCTGCGGAAACGGTTTTTCTCTTTCAGGAAGGCCGTATCGGGTGGGCGTTGATGAATATTGCGGTTAACATGCTCGGCTCCTTTGCGATGACGGGGATCGCATTTTGGCTATTTTCTTCCGCAAGCGCGCATTAA
- the dcuC gene encoding anaerobic C4-dicarboxylate transporter DcuC — protein sequence MLTLFELLIGAVVIVGVARYIIKGYSATGVLFVGGLTLLIISAIMGHQLLPASATSTGYTATDIVEYVKILLMSRGGDLGMMIMMLCGFAAYMTHIGANDMVVKLASKPLQYINSPYLLMVAAYFLACLMSLAVSSATGLGVLLMATLFPVMVNVGISRGAAAAICASPAAIILSPTSGDVVLAAKAAEMSLIDFAFKTTLPISIVAIVGMGIAHFFWQRYLDKKENISHEMMDVSEITTTAPAFYAILPFTPIVGVLIFDGKWGPQLHIITILVICMLLAALLEFVRGFNTQKVFSGLEVAYRGMADAFAGVVMLLVAAGVFAQGLSTIGFIQSLISIATSFGSASIILMLVLVVLTMLAAMTTGSGNAPFYAFVEMIPKLAHSSGINPAYLSIPMLQASNLGRTISPVSGVVVAVAGMAKISPFEVVKCTSVPVMVGLIIVIIATEVLVPGAA from the coding sequence ATGCTTACGTTATTCGAACTCCTTATTGGAGCCGTCGTCATTGTCGGCGTCGCACGCTACATCATTAAAGGCTACTCGGCCACGGGAGTATTATTTGTTGGCGGTTTAACGCTGCTGATTATCAGCGCAATAATGGGGCACCAGCTGTTACCTGCCAGCGCGACCAGCACCGGTTACACCGCTACAGATATTGTTGAATACGTTAAAATATTGCTCATGAGCCGCGGCGGCGATCTGGGCATGATGATCATGATGCTGTGCGGTTTTGCAGCCTACATGACCCACATCGGCGCCAACGACATGGTTGTTAAGCTTGCCTCCAAACCCCTGCAGTACATCAACTCGCCGTATCTGCTGATGGTCGCCGCCTATTTCCTCGCCTGCCTGATGTCACTGGCCGTTTCGTCAGCTACCGGACTTGGCGTACTGCTCATGGCGACGCTGTTCCCGGTCATGGTGAACGTCGGTATCAGCCGTGGCGCGGCAGCGGCAATTTGCGCGTCTCCGGCAGCCATTATTCTCTCCCCGACCTCCGGCGACGTCGTGCTGGCGGCAAAGGCGGCGGAGATGTCACTCATCGACTTCGCCTTTAAAACCACATTACCGATCTCAATCGTTGCCATAGTGGGCATGGGGATCGCGCATTTCTTCTGGCAGCGCTATCTCGATAAGAAAGAGAACATCAGCCATGAAATGATGGACGTAAGTGAAATCACCACGACCGCTCCCGCATTCTATGCCATTCTGCCGTTCACCCCGATCGTCGGAGTGCTGATTTTTGACGGCAAATGGGGTCCGCAGCTGCACATCATCACCATTCTGGTCATCTGTATGCTGCTGGCCGCCCTGCTGGAGTTTGTACGCGGTTTTAACACGCAAAAAGTCTTCTCGGGTCTGGAAGTGGCGTATCGCGGTATGGCGGATGCCTTCGCCGGCGTGGTGATGCTGCTGGTTGCGGCAGGCGTTTTTGCCCAGGGTCTGAGCACAATCGGCTTTATCCAGAGCCTGATATCTATCGCCACCTCGTTCGGCTCGGCCAGTATTATCCTGATGCTGGTTCTGGTGGTGCTCACCATGCTGGCGGCCATGACCACCGGTTCCGGTAATGCGCCCTTCTACGCTTTCGTTGAGATGATCCCGAAACTGGCCCACTCATCCGGTATTAACCCGGCTTATCTCTCCATTCCCATGCTGCAGGCGTCAAACCTGGGCCGTACCATTTCGCCGGTGTCGGGTGTGGTCGTCGCCGTTGCCGGGATGGCGAAAATCTCGCCATTTGAAGTCGTCAAATGCACCTCGGTGCCCGTTATGGTTGGTCTGATTATCGTGATTATCGCCACGGAAGTGCTGGTACCCGGCGCGGCCTAA
- the tatE gene encoding twin-arginine translocase subunit TatE, producing the protein MGEISITKLLVVAALVVLLFGTKKLRTLGGDLGAAIKGFKKAMNDDDAAAKKSAEDAVPADKLSHKE; encoded by the coding sequence ATGGGTGAGATTAGTATTACCAAACTGCTGGTGGTTGCCGCACTGGTCGTCCTGCTGTTTGGTACCAAGAAGTTACGCACGCTGGGTGGTGACCTGGGGGCTGCCATCAAAGGGTTTAAGAAAGCGATGAACGATGATGATGCAGCGGCGAAGAAAAGCGCCGAGGATGCCGTCCCGGCAGACAAGCTTTCTCACAAAGAGTGA